The Primulina eburnea isolate SZY01 chromosome 6, ASM2296580v1, whole genome shotgun sequence genome contains a region encoding:
- the LOC140834847 gene encoding ER lumen protein-retaining receptor A isoform X2 — MPPNRAQVRISLRTQELYTIVFLARYLDLFTDFISVYNTLMKLVFVGSSLAIVYCMRFHRVVRRSYDRELDTFRHDLLVVFCFLLALLVHEKFTFQEIFWAFSIYLEAVAILPQLVLLQRSGNVDNLAGQYVFFLGAYRAFYILNWVYRYFTEQHFTRWISCVSGLLQTALYADFFYYYFISWKNKVKLKLPA, encoded by the exons ATGCCACCAAATCGTGCTCAGGTTA GGATTTCATTGAGGACGCAGGAACTGTATACAATTGTGTTCTTGGCTCGGTATCTGGATTTGTTTACTGACTTTATTTCAGTGTACAACACTCTGATGAAGTTGGTGTTTGTGGGAAGCTCTTTGGCCATAGTATATTGCATGCGGTTTCACCGCGTTGTGCGGCGTTCCTATGACCGTGAGCTTGACACCTTTAGGCATGATTTACTTGTTGTATTCTGTTTTCTCTTGGCACTTCTTGTTCATGAGAAGTTCACATTTCAAGAG ATATTTTGGGCATTTTCAATTTACTTGGAGGCTGTTGCAATTCTACCACAATTGGTTCTCTTGCAAAGAAGTGGAAATGTGGACAATCTGGCTGGACAATATGTTTTCTTTCTCGG TGCCTATCGAGCATTCTACATCCTGAACTGGGTATACCGCTACTTCACAGAGCAGCATTTCACTCGATGGATTT CCTGCGTCTCTGGGCTTCTCCAAACAGCTCTGTATGCAGACTTTTTCTACTATTACTTCATCAG CTGGAAAAACAAAGTGAAACTGAAGTTGCCAGCCTGA
- the LOC140834847 gene encoding ER lumen protein-retaining receptor A isoform X1: MNVFRFAGDMTHLISILVLLLKIYATKSCSGISLRTQELYTIVFLARYLDLFTDFISVYNTLMKLVFVGSSLAIVYCMRFHRVVRRSYDRELDTFRHDLLVVFCFLLALLVHEKFTFQEIFWAFSIYLEAVAILPQLVLLQRSGNVDNLAGQYVFFLGAYRAFYILNWVYRYFTEQHFTRWISCVSGLLQTALYADFFYYYFISWKNKVKLKLPA; the protein is encoded by the exons ATGAATGTGTTTAGATTTGCTGGTGACATGACGCATTTGATCAGTATTTTGGTCCTCCTCCTTAAAATTTATGCCACCAAATCGTGCTCAG GGATTTCATTGAGGACGCAGGAACTGTATACAATTGTGTTCTTGGCTCGGTATCTGGATTTGTTTACTGACTTTATTTCAGTGTACAACACTCTGATGAAGTTGGTGTTTGTGGGAAGCTCTTTGGCCATAGTATATTGCATGCGGTTTCACCGCGTTGTGCGGCGTTCCTATGACCGTGAGCTTGACACCTTTAGGCATGATTTACTTGTTGTATTCTGTTTTCTCTTGGCACTTCTTGTTCATGAGAAGTTCACATTTCAAGAG ATATTTTGGGCATTTTCAATTTACTTGGAGGCTGTTGCAATTCTACCACAATTGGTTCTCTTGCAAAGAAGTGGAAATGTGGACAATCTGGCTGGACAATATGTTTTCTTTCTCGG TGCCTATCGAGCATTCTACATCCTGAACTGGGTATACCGCTACTTCACAGAGCAGCATTTCACTCGATGGATTT CCTGCGTCTCTGGGCTTCTCCAAACAGCTCTGTATGCAGACTTTTTCTACTATTACTTCATCAG CTGGAAAAACAAAGTGAAACTGAAGTTGCCAGCCTGA
- the LOC140834847 gene encoding ER lumen protein-retaining receptor A isoform X3, whose translation MKLVFVGSSLAIVYCMRFHRVVRRSYDRELDTFRHDLLVVFCFLLALLVHEKFTFQEIFWAFSIYLEAVAILPQLVLLQRSGNVDNLAGQYVFFLGAYRAFYILNWVYRYFTEQHFTRWISCVSGLLQTALYADFFYYYFISWKNKVKLKLPA comes from the exons ATGAAGTTGGTGTTTGTGGGAAGCTCTTTGGCCATAGTATATTGCATGCGGTTTCACCGCGTTGTGCGGCGTTCCTATGACCGTGAGCTTGACACCTTTAGGCATGATTTACTTGTTGTATTCTGTTTTCTCTTGGCACTTCTTGTTCATGAGAAGTTCACATTTCAAGAG ATATTTTGGGCATTTTCAATTTACTTGGAGGCTGTTGCAATTCTACCACAATTGGTTCTCTTGCAAAGAAGTGGAAATGTGGACAATCTGGCTGGACAATATGTTTTCTTTCTCGG TGCCTATCGAGCATTCTACATCCTGAACTGGGTATACCGCTACTTCACAGAGCAGCATTTCACTCGATGGATTT CCTGCGTCTCTGGGCTTCTCCAAACAGCTCTGTATGCAGACTTTTTCTACTATTACTTCATCAG CTGGAAAAACAAAGTGAAACTGAAGTTGCCAGCCTGA